One window of Mangrovibacterium diazotrophicum genomic DNA carries:
- a CDS encoding TlpA disulfide reductase family protein: protein MKSFIPLMFLAVFFNLSVQGGSYKIVGKVGMLSAPAKVHLFYLSPDSKIVFQSLGLDKGAFEFSGDLEKAVKVNLFVDKEGKGINPKNADQLEIYLMPGTTEVVSLTDSISQAAVSGAQATMDYDRLKKQLKPLIDQKEKFHARYDALPRDKQQEDAAVAAIDQEDEENFAKQKKILAQFIRENPSSIISLDALTTFGGEIPEYGEVAPLYAGLSSEIKNSPEGKNYATLLEKLKSASLNSVAKDFTQSDVNGQPVSLSDFRGNYVLVDFWASWCGPCRRENPNVREAYSIYHPRGLEILGVSLDNDKEKWMKAIKDDQLPWTQVSDLKGWQNEVAARYNIKSIPQNFLVDPRGQIIGKNLRGEELQAKLKEIFD, encoded by the coding sequence ATGAAGAGTTTCATTCCATTGATGTTTTTAGCTGTCTTTTTTAACCTTTCAGTGCAGGGCGGATCATATAAGATTGTTGGAAAAGTTGGAATGCTGTCTGCGCCAGCGAAAGTGCACTTGTTCTACCTAAGTCCCGATAGTAAGATTGTTTTTCAGTCGCTTGGACTCGATAAGGGGGCTTTTGAATTTTCCGGTGACTTGGAGAAGGCAGTCAAAGTAAACTTATTTGTCGATAAAGAAGGAAAAGGGATTAACCCGAAAAACGCAGATCAACTGGAAATTTATTTGATGCCGGGAACAACGGAAGTTGTTAGTCTGACAGATTCAATCTCTCAGGCGGCGGTAAGCGGTGCCCAAGCAACCATGGATTATGACAGATTGAAAAAACAGTTGAAACCACTGATCGACCAGAAAGAGAAGTTTCATGCCAGATACGATGCTTTGCCTCGTGACAAGCAACAGGAAGATGCCGCAGTAGCTGCTATTGACCAAGAGGATGAAGAGAACTTTGCCAAACAGAAAAAAATACTGGCTCAATTTATTCGTGAGAATCCCAGTAGTATCATAAGCCTTGATGCTTTGACGACTTTTGGTGGTGAGATTCCTGAGTATGGAGAAGTTGCGCCCTTATATGCGGGATTATCATCGGAGATAAAAAATAGCCCCGAAGGAAAAAACTATGCAACGCTGCTCGAAAAATTGAAAAGTGCCAGTTTGAATAGTGTTGCAAAGGATTTTACTCAGAGTGATGTGAATGGACAACCGGTTAGTCTTTCTGATTTTCGTGGAAATTATGTGCTCGTTGATTTTTGGGCATCGTGGTGTGGGCCATGTCGTCGTGAGAACCCGAACGTGCGTGAAGCCTACAGTATCTATCATCCCAGAGGATTGGAAATCCTGGGAGTGTCTCTAGACAACGACAAAGAAAAGTGGATGAAAGCGATTAAAGATGATCAGCTGCCATGGACGCAGGTGTCAGATCTGAAAGGTTGGCAAAACGAAGTGGCTGCCCGCTATAACATTAAGTCAATTCCGCAGAATTTTTTAGTTGATCCCAGAGGGCAAATTATAGGTAAGAATCTCAGGGGGGAAGAGTTGCAGGCCAAATTGAAAGAGATTTTTGATTGA
- a CDS encoding ArdC family protein, which produces MKSSFDIYEMVTNLIIERLEKGVIPWQMPWKVDNGLPQNMIHRKLYRGFNFWLLLTVADKFGSPYFLTFNQVKELGGHILKGEKGFPVVFWKILEKEEKDGSIDQVPFLRYYTVFNLKQTGGIDESKIPSSEAHDHDFDPIEQAEQVIECWTDCPEIRFDQSHAFYSPSGDYIGMPNPRTFFKDEQYYAVLYHECCHATGHINRTGRHEKLPDHRFNSKGYSQEELVAEMGASFLCYLTGIQNATIDNSAAYIKSWIRKFREDKKMLLIASSMAQKAVDYILEHQSGENSWIKTRTGNQLTEAD; this is translated from the coding sequence ATGAAATCTTCATTTGATATTTATGAAATGGTTACCAACCTGATTATTGAACGTTTGGAAAAAGGTGTTATTCCTTGGCAGATGCCATGGAAGGTAGACAACGGTTTACCGCAGAATATGATTCACCGTAAACTTTACCGGGGATTCAACTTCTGGCTATTACTGACCGTCGCAGACAAATTCGGATCACCGTATTTCCTAACCTTTAACCAGGTCAAAGAACTTGGAGGTCATATTTTGAAAGGGGAGAAGGGCTTCCCTGTTGTTTTCTGGAAAATATTGGAAAAAGAAGAAAAAGATGGGAGTATTGACCAAGTTCCGTTTCTAAGGTATTACACCGTTTTCAACCTGAAGCAGACCGGAGGTATTGACGAAAGTAAGATACCGTCATCAGAAGCTCATGACCATGATTTTGACCCGATTGAGCAGGCAGAACAAGTTATCGAGTGTTGGACTGATTGTCCTGAAATCAGGTTTGACCAGTCACATGCTTTCTATTCACCTTCCGGGGATTATATTGGAATGCCCAATCCACGAACCTTTTTTAAGGATGAACAGTATTACGCCGTTCTATACCATGAATGTTGCCACGCAACGGGGCATATCAACCGAACCGGAAGACATGAAAAACTACCCGATCATCGATTCAATTCCAAGGGCTACAGCCAGGAAGAACTTGTAGCCGAGATGGGAGCGTCCTTTCTATGTTACCTGACAGGTATCCAAAATGCTACGATAGATAACAGTGCTGCATACATCAAAAGCTGGATTCGCAAGTTTAGGGAAGATAAGAAGATGCTGTTGATTGCGTCCTCCATGGCTCAGAAAGCTGTCGATTACATTTTGGAACATCAATCTGGCGAGAATAGTTGGATAAAAACACGAACAGGTAACCAATTAACGGAGGCTGATTAG
- a CDS encoding site-specific integrase — translation MNKINTFGIQFVIRKHRIKDGKAPIYARITVNTSRCELSVKRRVNIDNWSNGKGMAKGKDPDIARLNSYLEQVRSHLTNHYQDLIASKQEVTAETIKNRFMGISDSEKTLKELVEYHNSYQDENLKWGTLKNYFTTAKYIDAFLKKKYNKDDIYLSDLNYKFIVDFEYYLRKNKPTDHQRPMENNGVMKHLERFRKMINLAIRMEWLDHNPFAAHKLRFKKVEREFLTELELKSIEEKLFRIERLAQVKDIFLFSCYTGLAYIDVMKLGPSHIHPSTDGMNWIFTQREKTLNPVRIPILKQAERLIDKYKDDPKAISKGTLFPMISNQKLNSYLKEIADLCGITKNLTFHVARHTFATTVTLSNGVPIESVSKMLGHSDLRTTQIYAKVVEKKISNDMTMLQERLTNNQREKNPKQIGTKA, via the coding sequence ATGAACAAGATCAACACTTTTGGTATCCAATTCGTCATTCGAAAACATCGGATCAAAGACGGGAAAGCCCCTATTTATGCGCGTATCACGGTGAATACAAGCCGTTGTGAGCTGTCAGTCAAAAGAAGAGTCAACATAGACAATTGGAGCAACGGTAAAGGCATGGCCAAGGGCAAAGATCCCGACATTGCCCGGCTTAATTCTTATTTGGAGCAAGTACGTTCCCATCTTACAAACCACTATCAAGACCTGATAGCCAGTAAGCAAGAAGTCACCGCCGAGACAATTAAAAATAGATTTATGGGAATTAGTGACTCCGAAAAAACATTGAAAGAGCTAGTAGAATACCATAACTCCTACCAGGATGAGAACCTAAAATGGGGAACGCTAAAAAACTATTTCACAACCGCCAAGTATATCGATGCCTTTCTGAAGAAGAAATACAACAAGGACGATATTTACCTCTCCGACCTTAATTACAAATTTATCGTTGATTTCGAATACTACCTGAGAAAGAATAAACCGACAGATCATCAACGACCGATGGAGAACAATGGAGTAATGAAGCATCTTGAGCGATTTCGAAAGATGATTAACCTGGCGATCCGAATGGAATGGCTAGACCATAATCCCTTTGCAGCACACAAACTTCGCTTCAAAAAAGTTGAACGCGAATTTTTAACAGAGCTCGAGTTAAAATCAATCGAAGAAAAACTGTTCCGGATTGAACGACTGGCACAAGTGAAAGATATTTTTCTATTCAGTTGTTACACCGGACTAGCTTATATCGATGTAATGAAATTAGGTCCCAGTCACATCCATCCGAGCACCGACGGCATGAACTGGATATTCACTCAAAGAGAGAAAACGCTAAACCCGGTAAGAATACCAATTCTAAAACAAGCTGAAAGATTGATCGACAAATACAAAGACGATCCTAAAGCAATATCCAAAGGCACTTTATTTCCGATGATATCCAACCAAAAGCTCAACAGTTATTTAAAGGAGATTGCGGATCTGTGTGGAATAACAAAAAACCTTACATTTCATGTAGCCCGACACACATTTGCGACAACCGTCACTTTATCCAACGGGGTTCCTATTGAATCTGTCAGTAAAATGCTAGGACACTCAGATCTTAGAACTACTCAGATTTATGCCAAGGTCGTGGAAAAGAAAATCAGCAATGATATGACTATGCTTCAAGAAAGATTGACAAATAACCAACGAGAAAAAAATCCGAAGCAAATAGGCACTAAAGCATGA
- the trxB gene encoding thioredoxin-disulfide reductase: MFKSLDLSGSEKSNTPEGDAEKVKCLIVGSGPAGYTAAIYAARANLSPVMYEGLQPGGQLTTTTEVENFPGYPNGITGPEMMEDLKSQAARFGTDIRFGLATKVDFSGEIHKVWIDGKKLIEAETVILATGATAKYLGLEDEQKYAGGGVSACATCDGFFYRGKDVAVVGGGDTAAEEAMYLAGLCNKVYLIVRRDELRASKVMADRVAKTPNVEILWKHQTKGLTGNGVVEGATLWKNKGEADEEEVTIKIDGFFLAIGHKPNSDFVAEYIDTDEVGYIKTNPGTSKTNVAGVFACGDVQDPHYRQAVTAAGSGCMAAIDAERYLSEKNA; encoded by the coding sequence ATGTTCAAATCATTAGATCTTAGCGGCAGCGAGAAATCGAATACTCCGGAAGGGGATGCGGAAAAGGTGAAGTGTTTAATCGTTGGTTCAGGACCAGCAGGCTATACTGCTGCGATATATGCAGCACGTGCTAATTTGAGCCCGGTAATGTATGAAGGTCTGCAGCCGGGAGGACAATTAACTACAACCACTGAAGTTGAAAACTTCCCGGGCTATCCGAACGGTATCACTGGGCCGGAAATGATGGAAGATTTGAAAAGTCAGGCAGCTCGATTTGGAACAGACATTCGTTTCGGTTTGGCAACAAAAGTTGATTTTTCGGGTGAGATCCATAAAGTATGGATTGACGGTAAAAAATTGATTGAGGCGGAAACGGTGATTTTGGCTACCGGAGCTACAGCGAAGTATCTTGGACTTGAAGACGAACAAAAATATGCCGGTGGTGGTGTTTCGGCTTGTGCAACCTGCGACGGTTTCTTCTATCGCGGAAAAGATGTTGCGGTAGTTGGAGGTGGCGACACTGCTGCTGAAGAGGCAATGTACCTGGCAGGTCTTTGTAACAAAGTATATTTGATCGTTCGTCGCGATGAGTTGCGTGCTTCGAAAGTAATGGCTGATCGCGTGGCGAAAACGCCAAATGTTGAGATCCTTTGGAAACACCAGACAAAAGGTTTAACTGGTAACGGCGTTGTTGAAGGTGCTACACTGTGGAAAAACAAAGGTGAAGCAGATGAAGAGGAAGTAACGATTAAAATTGACGGATTCTTCCTGGCAATCGGACATAAACCAAACTCTGATTTTGTGGCTGAATATATCGATACAGATGAGGTTGGTTATATCAAAACCAATCCGGGTACTTCAAAAACCAACGTGGCTGGTGTATTTGCCTGTGGTGATGTTCAGGATCCGCACTATCGCCAGGCGGTGACTGCTGCTGGTTCTGGTTGTATGGCTGCTATTGATGCAGAACGCTATTTGTCGGAAAAAAATGCATAA
- a CDS encoding thioredoxin family protein, with protein sequence MKKILIIVILVASQLCSFAQSNDGIAFIHGTLADAKAKAKKEKKLIFIDCYTVWCGPCKRLSSEIFTQQDVADFFNDNFVAIKIDCEKGEGIDLAKQYHVGAYPSLLWIDAKDRLVHRVVGFRTAEKLMAEAKEALSGGNFNKELEKNYQNDKTNSKAAKAFLDYLIQTADSRSKEVARQYLSLLPESEYESPEVFRLLQSEVDDPFLPAVEYLVENKTSYIQKFGQPEVDRAFKNIYFRYSNKLLSDVNPGSGIDEHVLLTLQQQMEEITFDSPELYVEKLRISALRQQEDWHEYARKIDAYIERAPVERISAQDLFLWFKPVVDSNCIDPVVLESTVRWIDLAFDKRLTNTVDVLIPYWTDKMTVLRRLPEKGEEFSQTETELRLMQVLQTKEQAYQKQLEETKRQLRERLGLANEK encoded by the coding sequence ATGAAGAAAATCCTGATTATTGTTATTCTTGTCGCAAGCCAGCTTTGCTCGTTTGCGCAGAGCAATGATGGCATTGCATTCATCCATGGAACGTTGGCTGATGCGAAAGCGAAGGCAAAGAAAGAAAAGAAGCTCATTTTTATAGATTGCTACACGGTTTGGTGCGGCCCCTGTAAACGTTTATCATCCGAAATATTTACCCAACAGGACGTTGCCGATTTCTTTAACGATAATTTTGTCGCTATCAAAATTGATTGTGAAAAAGGAGAAGGAATTGATTTGGCCAAGCAGTATCATGTTGGTGCCTATCCCAGTTTACTTTGGATCGATGCCAAAGATCGATTGGTTCATCGGGTGGTCGGTTTTCGCACAGCTGAAAAATTGATGGCAGAAGCCAAAGAAGCGTTAAGTGGCGGCAACTTCAACAAGGAATTGGAAAAAAACTACCAGAACGATAAAACCAATTCCAAAGCCGCAAAGGCTTTTCTTGACTACTTAATACAAACCGCAGATTCGCGCTCCAAAGAGGTGGCCCGACAATATTTATCTCTTCTGCCAGAAAGCGAATACGAGAGTCCCGAAGTGTTTCGTCTGCTTCAAAGCGAGGTGGACGATCCGTTCTTACCTGCTGTTGAATATTTGGTTGAAAACAAGACTTCATATATACAGAAGTTTGGGCAGCCAGAAGTAGACCGGGCGTTCAAAAACATCTATTTCCGATATTCCAATAAATTATTAAGCGATGTGAATCCAGGGAGTGGTATCGATGAACATGTGCTTTTAACGTTGCAACAGCAGATGGAGGAGATTACATTTGATTCACCCGAACTGTATGTGGAGAAGCTGCGAATAAGTGCGCTGAGGCAACAAGAAGATTGGCATGAATATGCGCGAAAAATTGATGCATACATCGAAAGAGCTCCTGTGGAACGTATAAGCGCACAAGACCTTTTCCTTTGGTTTAAGCCGGTTGTTGATAGCAATTGTATCGACCCGGTTGTTTTGGAGAGTACTGTTCGATGGATCGACCTGGCGTTCGACAAACGATTAACGAATACTGTTGATGTTTTAATACCTTATTGGACCGATAAGATGACTGTTTTAAGACGTTTGCCCGAAAAGGGAGAGGAGTTTAGTCAGACCGAAACTGAGTTGAGACTAATGCAGGTTCTACAAACCAAAGAGCAGGCTTACCAAAAGCAATTGGAAGAAACGAAACGGCAGTTGCGCGAACGCTTGGGGCTGGCTAATGAGAAATAG
- a CDS encoding DUF2141 domain-containing protein yields the protein MKRIFWLLMGMLLSFTVWASSYELTIEVTNIKKHQGQIRVGVFDGARFFLEKGREFKVDTKNVEGDTVVFVFTNMTSGEYAVCLFHDEDSDGECNLNFLGIPKEPYGFSNNIRPTLSRPSFEECKIHLDQDRKEKIKLLY from the coding sequence ATGAAAAGGATTTTCTGGCTACTAATGGGGATGCTGCTAAGTTTCACAGTTTGGGCAAGTAGCTATGAGCTAACCATTGAAGTAACCAATATTAAAAAACACCAAGGCCAAATTCGTGTTGGAGTGTTTGACGGTGCCCGGTTCTTTTTGGAAAAGGGGCGTGAATTTAAAGTTGATACTAAAAATGTGGAGGGTGATACTGTTGTTTTTGTCTTTACCAATATGACATCCGGTGAGTATGCTGTCTGTTTGTTTCATGATGAAGACTCCGACGGTGAGTGTAATTTGAATTTTTTAGGCATTCCAAAAGAGCCATACGGCTTCTCTAATAATATTCGTCCAACATTATCCAGACCCTCATTTGAAGAATGTAAAATTCATTTGGATCAAGATAGGAAGGAGAAAATAAAGTTACTTTATTAA